TCACCCGTCGAATCCACGCCACCTGCAGACCATAGAACGCACCAATTAGTGCCTCAAAACCACCGCCACGAACGAATCACCGCAGGTCACAGCGACCCCCAGTCCCGAACCGCGGCACCGTGAGCCAACTCAGGTCTCAGCACGTCGCGTCGACGCTTCTGCGTCGCCCCTGGACGACCCACTCGACACGCCCGCAGCACAAGCCATGTGACGTGTCCCGGCTTCCCGGACGGTCGGGGTTGGGTGGCTGTGATGTCGCTGCGTTCTCGTCGAGGGGGTCAGCAGACTCGATCAGGGTCGATTGGGATGAGACGCGAAGGCGCTCAGGTCAGGGCGGCCGAAGCCGGCCGGCGGGGTAGCGTCGGTCACGTCGAGGTCTTTCGGATGGATGGCGTAGGAACCTCCATCGTCGGGAGACCTCGACGTCTATCTGCGGACCGACGCGCCCGGCCGACCTACACCCTCATCTGGGAAGAGCCCCTTTGAGCTGGCCGTGGGGGCCAGCGCCACGACATGGGCTTGCAGCGTGTGGAACGACCCGCCTCGAGGCTATGAACAGCCAAGAGTGTCAACGACATTCACTGGTTACGTTCGATCTCTAGACAGCGGCTCCCGTTCCCGCCGAACACACGGTCCTGCGGTAACCAACCCGCGCATATCAGCCTGGACCACGCGTCGCTAAGACACGCTGACCAGACCGGCCGGCGCCGGCCCCCACGCGCCACAGAACGAAACATTCCTCCCAACAGTGCATCTCACTATTCGGGAGAAATACCCCTTGCCCTCTTGACAAAGATGTACTCCATATCAGCCTCAATCGGGTCCACCTCATGCCCCGACGTTGCCGAGCCTCTGGTCTCAGGCCAAAGATAGGGGTGGCGCGCAATTCAGCATCGCGTCGGGCGCAGTTCCCGGTCAGCGCGTGAGATCGCCAATCGGGAGAAGATGACGCTTGAACTGATGGTTTATCACCTCAGCGGCTGCGAGATACCAGACAACGGCAGCAAGCGCAACACCGGCCCATCCACCCACTCGAACGTATGCTTCGACGCCTGTTGCGTTTCCGATGATCAGGGAAATCAAGGTCACTTCAACTCCGACGAATGCAATGACAATGCCGATACTCACTCGGAGTGCTCCGACCAGCATGTATAGGCTGAACACGGCCCATGGAAAGAGGAACAACGCGGTAACCACGCCGTGTTCCGCAGGCGGAATATTGTCAAGGTAAAGGGTTGAAAAGAGTGCGAATGAACACCAAAATGATCCGAATGACCCGAACGTTACAGCTGGGAAGAGCTCGTTGTTGCGCAAGTGCCAGAATGCGACCAGGATCTGGATTGTTCCGCCGAAAATCCATGCTGTTGACACCGCAGCATCAATACTCACTTCGCCAACCATTCCTGCGTTCACCCAGCTGAGCAGAAAAGTGGTTCCTGCAAATGCTCCGAATGCGAGCGGCGCAGGATTGACTTGCGACTCACGCTTAGTGTCATCAATCTGCGAGGTCCTATCAACAATTGTCTCGACAGGCACGATTACGTTCCTCCGGTATATCTAACGGCCCGGGACGGAGCCGTTGTTTGTTTATCCGACCTATTTGCCGATTTCTTGCCACAAATTTCGCACTGGAGATTTCCAATGGGATTGGACAGATGTTTCTCAAATAATTACCATATGATGGTGCCCACAATGAAGTCTCGATCAGACTTCATCATCAACAACTAGTTTCCGACGTAGTATCTTTCCAACTGGACTCTTGGGGATGGATGCGATCACTCGAAACCGCTTTGGGCGTTTGTACGGCGACAATGGCGCATCGTTTCGACACCACTGCTCCAATCGGGCCACCAACGTCTCCGGATCGATTGCGAGGTTGGTCGGCACTACAAAGGCGGTGACAGCCTGACCCCACTTCTCGTCTCGGAGTCCTACAACAGCAACCTCAGACACATCAGGGTGACGTGACAGAACGTCTTCCACCTCTACGGGATGCACGTTCTCTCCTCCGGAGATGATCATGTCGTCGACACGACCATCGACCCATAGATCTCCATCGGCATCGAAGTGACCGAGGTCGCCCGTGTGGTACCACCGGCCACGGATGCTCTTTGCATCCGCATCTGGACGATTCCAGTAGCCTTGAAATGCCTCGTCGGCGTCCAGCGATGCCACAATTTCGCCGACGACATCCGGCGCCAATGGTTCGTGCGAACCTCCGACTGCCGGGTCGACCACGCGCAGCCGGGTAAACAGTCCTGGCCGTCCGGCGCTGCCTGGTTTCCGCGATGCGCGCTCTTCCACCGCGAAGGTATAGACCTCACTTGAGCCATAGTGGTTGACGAAGACTTCGGGTGCGATCGACGCTTCGAGCGTCTCGCACAGTGTCGAGGTCATCGCTGCCCCTGCGAACGCAAGCTTTCGGACGGACTGACCGACTTCATCCAGTCGGCCGGTCTCCGCGAGCGCCCAATAGGCGGTCGGAACGAGGTAGAGCGCGGAGATCTTCTCCTTGAGGATCAACTCGATCGCGGCTGGCGCTTCGAACACCGGCATCTCGACAAATGTGCCACCGACCACGATCATCGACTGCAACGCGCGCAGTCCCATGGTGTGGTACATGGGCATCGCCCCCAGCGTGGACTCGCCATACGCGTATTGGCACTGCATCACATGCGCGACCGAGGCCGAAACCTCGGCGTGCTGCGTGCGCGGCACCCCTTTGGGCCTGCCCGTGGTGCCCGAGGTGTAGAGCATGACCGACGGGTCGGCGTCCCGCACAACGACATCTGGCGCGTCATGGTTCGCATCGGCGACCAAATCCTCGAATGAACGTGCCCCGCCCAGCGGATCCAACCCGGCATACAGCAGCACCGGATCGACCGGTGCTTGTGCGAGTGCCTGCTCCGCAACCTCTCGCGCCAGGTCGTCAACGATGACAACCCTCGGATCGGCGTCGCGAACGCAGTACGCCAGCTCTGACGCCGCGAGCCGGATGTTCAACGGCGTGGACATGACCCCGATCTTCTGGAGCGCGAGGTGGGTCGATGCCATCACCTCCGAGTTGGAGAGAAACATCGCCACCCGATCGCCCGGCCGGACGCCCAGGCGAAGCATCATCGAAGCGATCCTGTTCGTGCGCTCGTCCCATTCGCGATAGGTCATGCGCCTCGATCCCGCGACTGCCAGCCGCTCCGGAAACCGCTCTGCGGACCACGTCAGCATCCGACCGATCTCCATGCTCAGTTCCTTCCTCTGATGCGGTTAAGTAGCGCGCGGACGCGAGCTGCAGGGATGCGCAAGGTCATGGCCAGCGCACTCGGTGGCTTCACCTCGGCCGGTTCCTCCCCGCGCGCCATCGCGTCCAGCGCCGCCGTGAACTGCCCGAACATGTCCTTGCTGACATCGCTTGCGAGCGACCTGCCGAACTGAGCGATCCGACCGGTCATATGGACGCGGGCATCAGCGCGGACCGCGCTCCCACTACCCGCAGCGTCCACAGCCACGACCACCTCTGCCTGAACGTTGCCGCTACTGGCATCGGCAGCCTGGACAAGTGCGCGGATCGTGTGTGTGGTCTCGTCGCGTTCCACGACATGAATGTCGCCCAGGAATGCCAGCTTGACGGGGCCGAGAGCCACTTGAACACGGCCCTTGTATCGGTCGTTACCGAAGTCGACGACCAGTTCTGCGCCGGGCAGGCAGCGCGCCAGGCGCTCGGTATCGGACATAACGCTCCACAGCTGCTGCGGCTCAGCCCGCACCTGTTGATGCACGGCGATGGAGACCGTGGGTTCGGCCTGTGGCATACGGATCTCAGCGATCCCTTCGAGGTCGACCTCGTCGACACCAACAGCAGAACGTGACGGCCCGCCGACGCTGGCACGGGGCAACAGCTCCGTAGCAGCGCAGTTTCGCGGCGCCGGAAGACCATTGGGATGGGTCTCGGCGACCTCCGCGACGGCATCGACGATGTTGCGGTAGCCAGTGCACCGACACAGAACTCCGGACAATTGCTCGGGTAATTCATCCCGCCCGATGCCAGGGTCCTTGTCCAACAGGTCGTAGGCGCTCATCAGCTGACCGGGCGTGCAGAAGCCGCACTGAAGAGCGTGGTGTTTGCCGAATGATGCCTGCAACGGGTGCAGGTCCTCTGGCTTGCCCAAGCCCTCAACGGTCATGATCTCCGCACTGTCCAGTTGACATGCCAGCAGAAGACACGCCCGTGCAGCATCACCATCGACGAGCACGGTGCACATTCCGCACACTCCGTGTTCGCACCCGATGTGCGTCCCGGTCAGTCCGAGATGATCGCGTAGCGCATCGGACAGCGTCACCCGAGGCGCGACATGCACGGTCGCCGGACGTCCGTTGACGGTGAAGTTGACCGGAACGGTCTCGTCAGGCGCGATCCGACTAGTGGCCGCCTGCGTCACGGGTCGCTGCTGGATGCGCGTGCTGACTGTCTGCTTCAACCGATGCAACGTACTCATCGAGTGCTCCGCTCCATGCTTGAGTTGAAGGCGCGTGCGAGTTCCCGCGCGCCCAGTGCGCTGATCAACCGGCGGCGGTAAGCAGGAGATCCGCTGCTGTCGCCCTCGGTCGTCACCACCTCGTCGGCCAACTCCTCGGTGGCCGCCACCAACTGCGAGGTGAGCGCCTCGGGTGCCGGGCCGACTGCATTGACGGCCGCAACGACTTGCCGCGTCAGATCCCGGCGCTGCGGTTTATCCGACACTCCGAATGCCGTGACGACTGCCGACCGCGGGACGCCTTCGCGCGAAGTCACCGAGACCGCAACGCCGGCGAGCGCGAAGTCGCCATGCCGTCGGGCGACCTCGGCAAAACCGAACCCTGAGCCGGACGACGGCAGCGGCACCCGAACCGAAGCGACCAGTTCCACCGGTGCCAATACCGTCGTCATCGCGGCCGTGAAGAATTCCGCTGCCGGTACCGATCTCTTGCCGTACGGGCCAATGACGTCCAACGTCGCTCCTAGACAGGTGGCCACAGCGGGCAACTCCGAGGACGGGTCCGCATGTGCCAACGACCCGCACACAGTGCCGCGGCTGCGTATCTCCCGATGCCCGATCCAGGGCAGTGCCCTGCTGAGCAGTGGGACGACGCCGCCGAAGTCGCGCTCGATCCGGCGCTGGCGCACCGCAGCACCGATGCGCAGTTCACCGTCTGCGACCTGAACCTGCTGTAATTCCGCGATGCGGGTGATGTCTACGAGCGTGGCGGGCCGGCCCAGCCGCATCGCCAGCACCGGCATCAGGGACTGACCTCCGGCAAGCACCTTGCCGCCGCCTTCCTGATCCGCACGGACAAGTTCGGCGACAGCGTCCCCGACCTCGGCCGGTCGGACATATCCGAAGGGAGCGGGCTTCATCTCAGCGGCCCTCGAACCTCGGAGTACGCTTCTCGCCGAATGCGGCGACGCCCTCGGCGAAGTCGTGTGTCGAGCGCAGCAGGGAGTAGGACTTGCGCTCCAGCTCCACGCCGGTTGCCAACGGCGCGTCCACGCCGCGGTCCAGGACCTCCTTGGCGGTGCGCAGTGCGATCGGCGAATAACCCAGCAATGTCGACACCACCCGTTCGACCTCGTTCTCCAGCGCTGCGCGGTCCTCCGAAACACTCGCGAGCAGGCCCCAGTCCAACGCCTGCGCAGCTCGGATCCGTTCGGCGGTGAGAATGTGATACTTCGCGCGCGACAGCCCGATCAAGCGCGCAAGGCGCTGGGTGCCGCCGCTTCCTGGCATCATGCCGAGCCGCATCTCCGGAAGAGCGAACTGTGACCGGGTCGTGGCCAGTCGAATGTCGGTGGATAGCGCAAGCTCGAGTCCTACGCCGAAGCAGTAGCCGTCAACAGCCGTGATCACCGTTTTCGGCGATCGTGATGCTGCTGTCACATCGTGTCCGAGATCGGTCAGGTCGAACGGCGCGACCTCCATGAACCCAGCAATGTCACCGCCGGACGTGAAATGGTCTCCCTCTCCGCGAATCACCACGACAGCAACTTCGTCATCCTGATCGATTTCGGCGAAGCGCTCCGCCACTAGCGCGCGCATCGCCATCGTGACAATGTTGTAGCGGCCATGATCGAGACTCAGGTTCGCGACACGCCCGTCATGGCTTCGGGTCAATCGGACTTCTCCGCCTGTCAGTGGCATCACTTCTCGTTTCTGTTGGAGTTGATGGTGGGTGACAACAAGTTGTGTATGACGTTGCCGTGCAACGGCAACGCGGTGATCTCGACGTCATGTGCGCTGAGTGCGTCCTGCACTGCGTTCGCGACGGCGACCGGGAAGCTCATCGAGCTGCCCTCCCCGGATCCCTTGGCACCGAGCCGGGTCACCGGCGACGGAGTGATGATGCGGTGCCCGTCGAGCGGGAACATCGCTTCTGCGGAGGTCGGGACCAGATAATCCATGAATGTCGAGGTGGGCTGGCCAGCGTCCGTGTACGCCAGCTCCTCGTACAGCGCCCCGCCGAGACCGTGCGCAACTGCCCCGTGCACCTGCCCTTCGATCAGCAACGGGTTGAGAACCGTTCCGGCATCGTGAACGGCGGTGACCTTCTCGATTTCGATCTGGTAGGTGGCCGGATCGATCCGAACCTGCACGAGTTCGGCGACGAATCCATAGCAGAGCGACGAATTCACCTGGTCTGTGCGTGAAGGTGCCTTGGCCTCCGGGGGCGTAAATGCTGCCTCGGCATACAAACTGGCCTTGACTCCCGCGGGCAATGCGCCGGGATCCCAGTGAATGAGTCCTGCGGCGTGCCGGAACTTGACCGTTTTGTCCGGTTCATGGCGCACCCGTACCGTGCCTTCGTGCAGCTCCAGCTCCTCAGGATCAGCCGAGAGCAGCACACCGGCAGCCACCTTGATTGCGGCTGCGATCCGGTCGCACGCCTCCACGATCGCGGAGGTGAGGAGTGGTGAGAATCGCGAAGAGTAGCTTCCAGAGGTCACCGTCCACGGAGTTGTCGAAGTGTCCATGTCCACCTTGGCAACCACGGACTCCAGCGGCAGGCAGAGCTGGTCGGCGACGACTTGTCGGGCAACCGTTGCGTGACCTTGGCCTTGCGGGACGGTGCCCAGCAACACCGTGACCACGCCCAAGAGGTCGACGCTGATGCGCACATGTTCGGTCGAACCCGACTTGTCGCGTCCTGCCGCACGTTGGTCGCTCGGGGTCGCCAGGCCGACGTAACCGATGTTCGTCGCCGATGGCTCGACAACGACAGCAATGCCGCAGCCGACAAGCTCGCCGCGCTCGCGTGCCTGCGCCTGAGTCCGCCGCAGTTCACTGTATTGACTTGACTCTTTCAAGATGCGCAGCGCCTTCGCATAGTCGCCAGAGTCATAAATGCCACCCGTCGGAGTCGCATATGGGAACGCGTCCGACCCGATGAGATTGCGTTCACGCAGTTCGAACGGATCGATGCCGAGGGTGTCTGCCACTTTGTCCATCATGCGTTCAAGACCGAAATACAATTGCTGGCCCCCGAAACCTCGATTCAGTCCAGTCGGCGCCTTGTTCGTGACGACAGCACGCGAGCGCAATCGCACAGCATCGATCCGATAGGCACCGGTGAGGTTCCCGAAACAGCGGTAGAGCGTTGCCGGCTCAGGTGGCCGGAGGTAGGCACCGACGTTCTCCTTGAAGTCGATGTCGAGCGCTTGCACAACACCGTCGGCATCCACTGCGGCAGACATTCGCATGATCCGGTCGGAGCCGGCCGACGACGCGGTGAGGTGCTCTATCCGATCCTCGGTCCAGCGGACCGGACGACCCGCGTACTTGCTCGCCAACGCCATCAATGCGATGTAGGGATAGATGCCTGCTTTGATGCCGAAGCTTCCGCCGTTGTCCTGGGGCACGATCAGACGAAGCTGGGACGGTCCGACCCCCAGTGCCCCGGAGAGCACTGGCACCATCGAGAACGGCCCGTGGAAGTTGGAGTACGCCGTGATCTGTGGTCCAGAAACGTCTTGCTGCCAGTCGGCGATGACCGAATAGCATTCCATCGGGGTGGAGGAATAGCGCGGAAAACTGTAGGTGCCGGTGATGACGTGGTCTGCGTTATCGAATACTTCCTCGACGTCACCGAAGACAAATTCTCGATCACTGGCCACGTTGCTGTCGGCCGTGTCATGAAGCCGTGGCGCGTCCTGCGCCAATGCCTTCGTCGTGTCGACAACTGCGGGCAGTACATCGTATTGAACGCGAACCAGTTCGGCTGCATCTTCAGCCGTGTAGCGATCGGTCGCGACGACCACGGCGACCGGTTCACCGACAAAGCGCACCTTGTCGGTCCCCGTCGGGTAATACGGCATCGGGGCACGCAAGGACAGCGGAAAGGGCTTGAGCGTCCGGAGCACTTCGTCGGGCCCGATCACCGCGGCAACTCCGTCGTGCTGACGGGCTCGATCGAGATCGATATCGACGATGCGCGCATGCGGATGCGGACTGCGCACCACCGCCGCCACCAGGGTCCCCGGCAGTGGATCCAGATCGTCGAGGAAATGACCACGACCGGTCAGCAGAGCAGGATCCTCCACTCGAGCCAGTGGCTGCCCGACGAATCGGGCGCTGCTCGAGGTGTCCGGAGTCATACACATGACCTTATCATCTGATTCATACGATCTTTTTCATATGGTCTGTCATGGATGATGACGGTAATGTAGCGTCGTGTCTGTGTCAACGCCTCGCCTGTCGACGACGTCTTACGTTGTGCTTGGACTTATCGGACTTCGCGGACCGTCTACCTCGTACGACCTCAAACGCGCCATCGGACGGTCGGTGGGCTACTTCTGGCCGTTCCCACATGCACAGCTGTACTCCGAGCCACGTCGACTGGCTGACGTTGGACTACTGGATGTCGCGACCGAGGACGGTAGGCGACGTCGCCAGACCTTCTCGTTGACCGCTTCGGGCAAGCAGCGCTTGCAAGAGTGGCTCGCAGAGCCAGTCACCGACCCGATGCAAGTTCGCGACATCGCCGAGCTCAAGTTGTTCTTCGCGGAGCTGTCCACGGAACAAGACACACTCGAACTCGCGCAGGAGCAAATCAAACAGCACACGGAACGGATAGCGACCTATGACGCGATGCTCGTGAGATACGACGAAATCCCTGAGGTGCAGGCGCGACTCGTTCCCTTGCGACTCGGGCTCAGACTCGAGCACGCTGCGCTCGACTTCTGGACCGACTTCGTGGACAGCGCGATCGGAGCACACGAGTGAGCCAGGCCAGCACCTGCACGGTCCCTCACACAGCCGAGTTCGGGCATGGCACTCGCGCAGTGCTGATCCATTGCGACGCTGCGACTGGACTCGGTGCGTGGCGCGCACAGATGCCGCTGGCCGATCGATGGAGACTCGTGGTTCCCGACCGCCCCGGCTATGGTCGCAGCCCGTCCCCACGAGTCGACTTCGAGGCCGAGTCTGGTTGCTATATACCACTGCTCGGCAGCGGAGCGCACGTGGTTGGCCATTCCTACGGTGGCGTCGCAGCCATGTATCTGGCCGCGGCAGCTCCGGGTTTGATTCGGTCTTTGACGCTCGTCGAACCACCGGCGTTCGGCATCTCAGACTCGCCCGAGGTCGTGGCCACTCGCGACCAGCTCAAACAACTGTGGGCAGACCATAGCATTGACCGCTTCGACTTCTGGTCGCGATTCTGCGAACTCATTGGAGAGCCTCCGTGGCCACGCCGTCCGTTGCCTCCGCAGCTGGATGACGGGGTTCGTGCCCTGATGCACTCGCGAGGGCCGTGGGAGGCCCGGCCCGATTGGACGACCTTGCGCAGCGCGCAGTTTCCCAAGCTCGTCATCTCCGGTGGTCACCACGCCGGCTTTGAGGAAATCGCCGACACCATCGCCCGTCGCACCGTTGCCGAACGATGCACATTGCCGGGGCGACGCCATATGGTCCCTCAAGTCGGCAATCCGTTCAACGGTCTGGCCGAGGACTTCTGGCAACGCGCGGACAGCGCCCTGTCGAACAAGGGGTAAGCATGCGGTAGCGTCGGTTCACCATGCCGATATGTCCTGTGCATATGTCCACGCCCTGGCCGGACCTCGGCGTCCTTGAGTTGCTCGTCGCGGTTGCCGAGCACGGCAGCCTGTCGGCGGCTGTCCGTGCCGCGGGTATGGCGCAGCCGAACGCCAGCCGTTCCATCTCCCGCCTGGAGCGGCACCCCGGTGTCACCCTGCTGCACCGGTCCACGCGAGGATCGACCCTCACCGACTCCGGCGTGCGCGTGGAGGTGCACGTCTACAACACGCACGACGTGCTGGACAGCCTGCGGGAGGGCGGGTGCGATGTCGGCTTCATTGAGGGCCCGAGACCGCCGCGCGGAGTCAACCACCTGACGGTCGCGCACGACGAGATGGTGCTGGTCGCACCGCGCGATCACCCTGGACGCGGCGCCGCACCCCGGTGACTCCGGACGAGTTGCGCGACACCCCGCTCGTGACCCGCGAGGCCGGTTTGGGCACCCGGGTCGCTACTGACCGGTAACATCTGCGGGCATGACGTCCACGTACCGCCTCTATCAGCGCCTGACTGCCAAACCGCTCGGCCGCCAGCTCTTCGGCCTCGGTTTCATGTGGCGCGCTCCGTACTTCGCGACCGTGCAGCCGCAGATCCGCCAGATGGCGCCGAATCGCGGCGCGGTGCGCATCCGCAACTGGCGTGGCGTGCAGAACCACCTCGGCACGATCCACGCGATCGCGGTCGCCAACGGGATGGAGGCCGCGATGGGGCTGCTCGCCGAAGCGACCGTGAGGCGGGGGACGCGCTGGATCCCCAAGGGAATCGAGCTCGAATACCTCGCCAAGGTTCCGACCGCGGTGGAGTGCGTCGCGGAAACCGACCCGGAGGACTGGGAGCAGGAGACACCGCACGAGGTCCGGGTGCGGGTGAGCGGCCGGCTGGCCGACGGCACGGAAGTCGTCCGTGGCGTCATACCCCTATGGGTGACCGAGCGGCCGACCTCCTGAGCCTCCGGGCCGACCCGCGATGGTGACCAGATCGGCGGCCACCCCACGCAGGCGGCGCGGACCGGTCCAGACCGCCCGCAGGTCCCGCCGTATGCCGAGGGCCGTCGGCACCTCGCGGACGGTGCCCGCCGCCAGGGCCTCGGTGACGGCCAGCCGGCTGAGCACGGCCGGCGCTGTGCCCGACGCGACGCTCACCCGGACGGCGGCGTTGCTGGACAGCTCCAGGGCGGGCTGCGCGGGACCGCCGAGAGCGTCGTCGAGGGCGTTGCGGGTGCCGGAGCCGGCCTCGCGGGTCACCAGCGGTGTGCTGCGCAACTCGTCCGCGGTCACGGGTTGCCGACGGCGGACCCACTGGTGGCCCGGCGGCACCACCAGGATGAGCTCGTCGTGCGCTACCACGAGATGGTTGACGCCGCGGGGCGGCCGCGGCCCCTCGATGAAGCCGAGATCACAGCGTCCGTCCCGCAGTTCGTTGAGCACGTCGTGCGTGTTCCGGACGTGCACCTCGACGCGCAGGTCGGGCCGCACCGCACGCAACGCCCCCAGCCAGGCGGGCAGGAGGTGTTCGGCGACGGTCTGGCTCGCAGCGACGACGATCGACTCGGTCGTCCCGGACGCGAGTGACCTTGCGCCGTCGAGAAGTTCGTGCCCAGCATCGACCACAGCGCGGGCCCACTCGACCACCAGAAGCCCGGAGTCGGTCAGGGTGGAGCCGCGCGTCGAGCGGTGCAGCAGGGTGACACCCAGATGGCGTTCCAGGCGGGAGATGGAACGGCTGGCGTTCGGCTGCGCCATACCCGCGGCGCGGGCGCCGGCGGAGAGGCTGCCGTGATCCGCGACCGCGACGAGGAGTTCCAGTGCGGCCAGATCCGGCCAAGTCGTGGGCATATGCACAGGATATATCGTCATGGCGGAATGACGGCTACCGCGCCACTGCCCGTGCCCGGAAGATGTAGTCGTGGGAATTTCGACGCAGGTTGGCGACCAGGATTGCGGGTTCGCGGATGGAGTGCGCGCTCGGCGCAGCAGGGGCGGCGTAGCGAGACCTGGTCCGTCCGCGCTGCTGCCCGGGCTCGCCGTGGCGCTGCTGGTTGCTGCGGTCGCCACCGTGCTCGGTCATTTCGCTCCCGTGGTGGGTGGGCCTGTGTTCGGGATCGTGCTGGGCATCGTTGCAGGATCGTCGATCCCGGCCCTGCGGCACGACAGCCTCGCTCCGGGCGTCGGCTTTGCCGGCAAGACTGTGCTGCAGTTGTCCATCGTGGTTCTCGGCACCGGGCTCTCGCTCGCGAAGGTGGTCCAGGTCGGCGGTGGCTCGCTGCCGGTGATGCTCGGGACCTTCGCGGTCGCCTTGGGCGGTGCCTTCGTGCTCGGCCGGTTGCTCGGCA
This genomic window from Flexivirga oryzae contains:
- a CDS encoding acetate uptake transporter translates to MPVETIVDRTSQIDDTKRESQVNPAPLAFGAFAGTTFLLSWVNAGMVGEVSIDAAVSTAWIFGGTIQILVAFWHLRNNELFPAVTFGSFGSFWCSFALFSTLYLDNIPPAEHGVVTALFLFPWAVFSLYMLVGALRVSIGIVIAFVGVEVTLISLIIGNATGVEAYVRVGGWAGVALAAVVWYLAAAEVINHQFKRHLLPIGDLTR
- a CDS encoding AMP-binding protein gives rise to the protein MEIGRMLTWSAERFPERLAVAGSRRMTYREWDERTNRIASMMLRLGVRPGDRVAMFLSNSEVMASTHLALQKIGVMSTPLNIRLAASELAYCVRDADPRVVIVDDLAREVAEQALAQAPVDPVLLYAGLDPLGGARSFEDLVADANHDAPDVVVRDADPSVMLYTSGTTGRPKGVPRTQHAEVSASVAHVMQCQYAYGESTLGAMPMYHTMGLRALQSMIVVGGTFVEMPVFEAPAAIELILKEKISALYLVPTAYWALAETGRLDEVGQSVRKLAFAGAAMTSTLCETLEASIAPEVFVNHYGSSEVYTFAVEERASRKPGSAGRPGLFTRLRVVDPAVGGSHEPLAPDVVGEIVASLDADEAFQGYWNRPDADAKSIRGRWYHTGDLGHFDADGDLWVDGRVDDMIISGGENVHPVEVEDVLSRHPDVSEVAVVGLRDEKWGQAVTAFVVPTNLAIDPETLVARLEQWCRNDAPLSPYKRPKRFRVIASIPKSPVGKILRRKLVVDDEV
- a CDS encoding 2Fe-2S iron-sulfur cluster-binding protein, whose product is MSTLHRLKQTVSTRIQQRPVTQAATSRIAPDETVPVNFTVNGRPATVHVAPRVTLSDALRDHLGLTGTHIGCEHGVCGMCTVLVDGDAARACLLLACQLDSAEIMTVEGLGKPEDLHPLQASFGKHHALQCGFCTPGQLMSAYDLLDKDPGIGRDELPEQLSGVLCRCTGYRNIVDAVAEVAETHPNGLPAPRNCAATELLPRASVGGPSRSAVGVDEVDLEGIAEIRMPQAEPTVSIAVHQQVRAEPQQLWSVMSDTERLARCLPGAELVVDFGNDRYKGRVQVALGPVKLAFLGDIHVVERDETTHTIRALVQAADASSGNVQAEVVVAVDAAGSGSAVRADARVHMTGRIAQFGRSLASDVSKDMFGQFTAALDAMARGEEPAEVKPPSALAMTLRIPAARVRALLNRIRGRN
- a CDS encoding FAD binding domain-containing protein; this encodes MKPAPFGYVRPAEVGDAVAELVRADQEGGGKVLAGGQSLMPVLAMRLGRPATLVDITRIAELQQVQVADGELRIGAAVRQRRIERDFGGVVPLLSRALPWIGHREIRSRGTVCGSLAHADPSSELPAVATCLGATLDVIGPYGKRSVPAAEFFTAAMTTVLAPVELVASVRVPLPSSGSGFGFAEVARRHGDFALAGVAVSVTSREGVPRSAVVTAFGVSDKPQRRDLTRQVVAAVNAVGPAPEALTSQLVAATEELADEVVTTEGDSSGSPAYRRRLISALGARELARAFNSSMERSTR
- a CDS encoding enoyl-CoA hydratase/isomerase family protein, translating into MPLTGGEVRLTRSHDGRVANLSLDHGRYNIVTMAMRALVAERFAEIDQDDEVAVVVIRGEGDHFTSGGDIAGFMEVAPFDLTDLGHDVTAASRSPKTVITAVDGYCFGVGLELALSTDIRLATTRSQFALPEMRLGMMPGSGGTQRLARLIGLSRAKYHILTAERIRAAQALDWGLLASVSEDRAALENEVERVVSTLLGYSPIALRTAKEVLDRGVDAPLATGVELERKSYSLLRSTHDFAEGVAAFGEKRTPRFEGR
- a CDS encoding xanthine dehydrogenase family protein molybdopterin-binding subunit, with the translated sequence MTPDTSSSARFVGQPLARVEDPALLTGRGHFLDDLDPLPGTLVAAVVRSPHPHARIVDIDLDRARQHDGVAAVIGPDEVLRTLKPFPLSLRAPMPYYPTGTDKVRFVGEPVAVVVATDRYTAEDAAELVRVQYDVLPAVVDTTKALAQDAPRLHDTADSNVASDREFVFGDVEEVFDNADHVITGTYSFPRYSSTPMECYSVIADWQQDVSGPQITAYSNFHGPFSMVPVLSGALGVGPSQLRLIVPQDNGGSFGIKAGIYPYIALMALASKYAGRPVRWTEDRIEHLTASSAGSDRIMRMSAAVDADGVVQALDIDFKENVGAYLRPPEPATLYRCFGNLTGAYRIDAVRLRSRAVVTNKAPTGLNRGFGGQQLYFGLERMMDKVADTLGIDPFELRERNLIGSDAFPYATPTGGIYDSGDYAKALRILKESSQYSELRRTQAQARERGELVGCGIAVVVEPSATNIGYVGLATPSDQRAAGRDKSGSTEHVRISVDLLGVVTVLLGTVPQGQGHATVARQVVADQLCLPLESVVAKVDMDTSTTPWTVTSGSYSSRFSPLLTSAIVEACDRIAAAIKVAAGVLLSADPEELELHEGTVRVRHEPDKTVKFRHAAGLIHWDPGALPAGVKASLYAEAAFTPPEAKAPSRTDQVNSSLCYGFVAELVQVRIDPATYQIEIEKVTAVHDAGTVLNPLLIEGQVHGAVAHGLGGALYEELAYTDAGQPTSTFMDYLVPTSAEAMFPLDGHRIITPSPVTRLGAKGSGEGSSMSFPVAVANAVQDALSAHDVEITALPLHGNVIHNLLSPTINSNRNEK
- a CDS encoding PadR family transcriptional regulator, encoding MLGLIGLRGPSTSYDLKRAIGRSVGYFWPFPHAQLYSEPRRLADVGLLDVATEDGRRRRQTFSLTASGKQRLQEWLAEPVTDPMQVRDIAELKLFFAELSTEQDTLELAQEQIKQHTERIATYDAMLVRYDEIPEVQARLVPLRLGLRLEHAALDFWTDFVDSAIGAHE
- a CDS encoding alpha/beta hydrolase, with amino-acid sequence MLIHCDAATGLGAWRAQMPLADRWRLVVPDRPGYGRSPSPRVDFEAESGCYIPLLGSGAHVVGHSYGGVAAMYLAAAAPGLIRSLTLVEPPAFGISDSPEVVATRDQLKQLWADHSIDRFDFWSRFCELIGEPPWPRRPLPPQLDDGVRALMHSRGPWEARPDWTTLRSAQFPKLVISGGHHAGFEEIADTIARRTVAERCTLPGRRHMVPQVGNPFNGLAEDFWQRADSALSNKG
- a CDS encoding LysR family transcriptional regulator; the encoded protein is MSTPWPDLGVLELLVAVAEHGSLSAAVRAAGMAQPNASRSISRLERHPGVTLLHRSTRGSTLTDSGVRVEVHVYNTHDVLDSLREGGCDVGFIEGPRPPRGVNHLTVAHDEMVLVAPRDHPGRGAAPR